A stretch of the Paenibacillus dendritiformis genome encodes the following:
- the argS gene encoding arginine--tRNA ligase, whose protein sequence is MLKHTAAELLQPFVQLPMEELLRSLELPPKPELGDYAYPCFPLAKRRRQAPHQIAAEIAAQVNERGRDGVRAEAAGGYLNLFFDPAVQAPKLLGRMLQPGYGRLQIGAGKRVVIDMSSPNIAKPFGIGHLRSTVIGNALANLYKQAGYEVEKVNHLGDWGTQFGKLIAAYRHWGDEEALRRQPIEESLKLYVRFHEEAERQPELEDEAREWFRKLEQGDAETLALWSYFVDVSMEEFNRVYERLGVQFDHVLGESFYNDKMGAVVERLTELGLLEESDGAMVVRLDEEGMPPCLILKSNGTTIYPTRDLATAIYRKEVMGADKLLYVVGAEQQLHFRQVYAVLRKMGYAWAEDCEHVAFGLMTFNGKKMSTRRGKVVFLDEVLNEAVAKAMAIVEEKNPQSPDKKGIAEAIGVGAIVFGDVKNNRMLSVDFQLDEALRFEGETAPYMQYTYARTLRLLEKGQETDVAGAQDEAAAAAAPLQGLHLSGPEAWACVKTLSQFEETLAAAVLHNEPSLFVRMLLEVAKQFNRFYHHEPILVDDSEARRTKLALTAAVSNVLRQGLHMIGIQTPARI, encoded by the coding sequence ATGTTAAAACACACTGCAGCCGAGCTGCTGCAACCATTCGTCCAATTGCCGATGGAGGAACTGCTGCGCAGTCTGGAGCTGCCGCCGAAGCCGGAGCTGGGCGATTATGCTTATCCTTGCTTCCCGCTGGCGAAGCGGCGCAGACAGGCCCCGCATCAGATTGCGGCCGAGATCGCCGCGCAGGTGAATGAGCGGGGCCGTGACGGAGTCCGCGCCGAAGCGGCCGGCGGATACCTCAATCTGTTCTTCGATCCGGCCGTCCAGGCGCCGAAGCTGCTCGGACGCATGCTCCAGCCCGGCTACGGACGCTTGCAGATCGGAGCCGGCAAGCGGGTCGTTATTGACATGTCGTCTCCGAATATCGCGAAGCCGTTCGGCATCGGGCATTTGCGCTCCACCGTCATCGGCAATGCACTGGCCAATCTGTATAAGCAGGCCGGGTACGAGGTGGAGAAGGTGAACCATCTCGGCGATTGGGGCACTCAATTCGGCAAGCTGATCGCGGCTTACCGGCATTGGGGCGATGAAGAGGCGCTGCGCCGCCAGCCGATCGAGGAGAGCCTGAAGCTGTATGTGAGATTCCACGAGGAAGCGGAGCGGCAGCCGGAGCTGGAGGACGAGGCGCGCGAATGGTTCCGCAAGCTGGAGCAGGGGGATGCGGAGACGCTGGCGTTATGGTCGTATTTCGTCGATGTGAGCATGGAGGAATTCAACCGGGTGTACGAGCGGCTGGGCGTTCAGTTCGATCATGTGCTCGGCGAGAGCTTTTACAACGACAAGATGGGGGCGGTCGTGGAGCGGCTGACCGAACTTGGCCTGCTGGAAGAGAGCGACGGCGCCATGGTCGTCCGTCTCGATGAGGAAGGCATGCCGCCTTGTCTCATCCTGAAATCGAACGGCACGACAATCTATCCGACGCGCGATCTGGCTACGGCGATCTACCGGAAGGAAGTGATGGGCGCCGACAAGCTGCTGTATGTGGTCGGCGCGGAGCAACAGCTTCATTTCCGCCAAGTGTACGCGGTGCTTCGCAAGATGGGGTATGCTTGGGCGGAGGATTGCGAGCATGTCGCCTTTGGCTTGATGACCTTCAACGGCAAGAAAATGTCGACGCGAAGAGGCAAGGTCGTCTTTCTGGATGAGGTGTTGAATGAGGCGGTCGCCAAAGCGATGGCGATTGTCGAGGAAAAAAATCCGCAGTCCCCGGACAAAAAGGGCATCGCGGAGGCGATCGGGGTCGGAGCGATCGTGTTCGGCGACGTGAAGAACAACCGGATGCTGAGCGTGGACTTCCAACTGGACGAGGCGCTGCGCTTCGAAGGGGAGACGGCCCCTTATATGCAGTACACTTACGCGCGCACGCTGCGCCTGTTAGAGAAGGGGCAGGAGACGGATGTTGCGGGTGCACAGGATGAAGCCGCAGCAGCCGCTGCGCCGCTTCAAGGCCTGCATCTGTCCGGCCCGGAAGCATGGGCCTGCGTGAAGACCCTGTCCCAATTCGAGGAGACGCTCGCCGCCGCGGTCCTGCACAACGAGCCTTCGCTGTTCGTGCGCATGCTGCTGGAGGTGGCGAAGCAGTTCAACCGCTTCTATCATCATGAGCCGATTCTGGTCGACGATTCGGAAGCGAGAAGAACGAAGCTGGCGCTGACCGCCGCCGTCTCGAACGTGCTCCGCCAAGGGCTGCACATGATCGGAATTCAGACGCCCGCACGAATATAG
- a CDS encoding TetR/AcrR family transcriptional regulator: MTASRILEAALEHFAESGYEGAALSDIARQVGIRTPSIYAHFKNKDDLFLSVIDKAVADQLERLRDYFAQQGERKPIGDQLYGLIIDYEERYQNDSRVKFLLRMMFFPPPPLLDPVMERVNGYLDEMERLLAEVCEQGMARGQLAKLEVHTVTSAFMCLLDGVLVEMLLGGPVRFKKRLEASWTMFRRSIAP, translated from the coding sequence ATGACGGCCAGTCGTATTTTGGAAGCTGCGTTGGAGCATTTCGCCGAGAGCGGATACGAAGGAGCCGCTCTGTCCGATATTGCCCGTCAAGTCGGTATTCGAACGCCTTCGATTTACGCGCATTTCAAGAACAAGGATGATCTATTCTTAAGTGTCATCGACAAGGCGGTCGCCGATCAATTGGAGCGGTTGAGGGATTATTTCGCTCAGCAGGGGGAGCGGAAACCAATTGGGGATCAACTGTATGGCCTGATTATCGATTACGAGGAACGATATCAGAACGACAGCCGCGTGAAGTTCCTGCTTCGCATGATGTTCTTTCCCCCGCCGCCGCTGCTGGACCCGGTTATGGAGCGGGTTAATGGTTATCTGGACGAGATGGAACGCCTGCTGGCCGAAGTCTGTGAACAAGGAATGGCGAGAGGGCAGCTGGCCAAGCTCGAGGTGCACACCGTCACGTCCGCCTTCATGTGCTTGCTGGACGGGGTGCTGGTGGAAATGCTGCTTGGGGGGCCGGTGCGTTTCAAAAAGAGACTGGAAGCGTCGTGGACGATGTTCCGGCGCAGCATCGCTCCGTAA
- a CDS encoding DMT family transporter, which translates to MNIHWIKVFIAAFFEVFWVIGLKHASNVWEWIGTIIAILISFYVMIMAGKRLPVGTVYAVFVGLGTAGTVFSDIVFFGEPFSVPKVLLILLLLGGVIGLKMVTKEKDKEGAEA; encoded by the coding sequence ATGAATATTCATTGGATCAAAGTATTTATCGCTGCTTTTTTTGAAGTATTTTGGGTGATTGGCTTGAAGCATGCCAGCAATGTATGGGAATGGATAGGCACCATAATTGCCATCCTCATCAGCTTCTATGTCATGATCATGGCGGGGAAGAGGCTGCCGGTCGGCACCGTATACGCGGTGTTCGTCGGTCTGGGGACCGCTGGAACGGTCTTCTCCGATATTGTCTTCTTCGGCGAACCGTTCAGCGTGCCGAAGGTTCTTCTTATTCTCTTGCTCCTCGGCGGGGTAATCGGCCTGAAAATGGTTACGAAGGAGAAGGATAAGGAAGGAGCTGAGGCTTAA
- a CDS encoding DMT family transporter translates to MAWISLLLAGICEMVGVTMINKFHAEKTWQSVIYMMIGFGASFAFLAFAMETLPMGTAYAIWTGIGASGGAIVGMLAYGESKDWKRIVFICMVLGAAIGLKLVS, encoded by the coding sequence ATGGCATGGATCTCGCTGCTGTTGGCAGGGATATGTGAAATGGTTGGCGTAACGATGATTAACAAATTCCATGCGGAAAAAACATGGCAATCCGTAATATACATGATGATTGGGTTCGGAGCGAGCTTTGCCTTCTTGGCTTTTGCCATGGAGACGCTGCCGATGGGGACAGCCTATGCGATTTGGACCGGTATCGGCGCATCGGGCGGCGCCATTGTCGGCATGCTGGCCTACGGGGAATCGAAGGATTGGAAGAGGATTGTCTTTATTTGCATGGTGTTGGGAGCAGCCATCGGCTTGAAGCTTGTATCGTGA
- a CDS encoding permease, translated as MNVLFRYGTYAVTVVCAAVLYLVFTNQRLAEVSVPVDPAFLGSATTIGISLVIEALPFLMLGVAVSAVLHEFVPEGYIARWIPRHPLAGVVTASLIGVLLPLCECGMVPVVRGLIQKGMPVYVGVPYILASPIINPIVFASTSMAFRSQPEMAYYRMGLAFAQSAQGSTGRPWGRVPARG; from the coding sequence ATGAATGTCCTGTTCCGTTATGGCACATACGCCGTAACGGTTGTCTGCGCTGCCGTGCTGTATCTTGTGTTCACCAATCAGCGCCTGGCTGAAGTATCTGTTCCGGTCGATCCGGCTTTTCTGGGCAGCGCAACGACAATCGGCATCAGTCTGGTCATCGAGGCGTTGCCCTTTCTTATGCTCGGCGTGGCGGTTTCGGCCGTTTTGCATGAATTTGTGCCGGAAGGGTACATTGCGCGCTGGATTCCGCGCCATCCGTTGGCCGGAGTGGTGACCGCCTCACTGATTGGGGTGCTCCTGCCTCTATGCGAATGCGGGATGGTGCCCGTCGTACGGGGGCTCATTCAGAAAGGAATGCCCGTCTACGTCGGGGTACCGTACATTCTGGCTTCGCCGATCATCAACCCGATCGTGTTCGCCTCGACGTCGATGGCTTTCCGCAGCCAGCCTGAGATGGCTTATTACCGGATGGGGCTGGCGTTTGCGCAATCCGCTCAAGGAAGCACCGGGAGACCATGGGGGAGGGTGCCGGCACGGGGATGA
- a CDS encoding permease: MGKYLLMGAFITAFIQSGIGRDWLASAVPEGAGSHLFMMGFAYLISLCSTSDAFIAASFSSMLAAGPLLTFLVFGPMLDLKTSLMLAGVFRIRFVAGLSLLIAVTVLACSLLWQALFM; this comes from the coding sequence ATGGGGAAATATTTGTTGATGGGCGCGTTCATTACGGCATTCATTCAGAGCGGAATCGGGCGGGATTGGCTGGCATCTGCCGTGCCGGAGGGAGCCGGCTCCCATCTGTTCATGATGGGCTTCGCGTATCTTATCTCGCTCTGCTCGACATCGGATGCATTCATCGCCGCTTCATTCAGTTCCATGTTAGCGGCGGGGCCGCTGCTGACTTTCCTTGTCTTCGGACCGATGCTGGATCTGAAGACATCGCTGATGCTGGCCGGTGTATTCCGCATCCGGTTCGTCGCCGGACTCAGTCTCCTGATCGCGGTCACGGTGTTGGCCTGTTCGCTTCTATGGCAGGCTCTGTTCATGTAA
- a CDS encoding TIGR03943 family putative permease subunit: MLPLAAALLLPVSSLGSAMAEKKGVQYSIAQERTRGPERDRMPGTEGRSSGTRADGTSASELLLVMVDSPGAMRNEAGEPDVVEQAAEQEEEKLWDGRFPYDRYTLIYAKHAAKLVQEKEIGIPEKLFIETITTLDLYKEQFQGKTLTLRGFVHRGEGMGRNRFAVVRFALECCAADAFPYGIMIEVPDAARFTDDSWIEVTGTLSKLKLDEGTEVMKLEVKDGGIRLIDAPQDPYVYMNTDFYFDKA, from the coding sequence GTGCTCCCCTTGGCGGCGGCTCTGCTGCTCCCGGTCTCCTCGCTTGGCAGCGCGATGGCGGAGAAAAAAGGCGTGCAATATTCCATCGCCCAGGAGCGGACGAGGGGCCCGGAGCGGGATCGGATGCCGGGCACGGAGGGGCGGTCCTCTGGGACGCGGGCGGACGGAACGTCAGCATCAGAGCTTCTGCTCGTGATGGTGGATTCGCCTGGCGCGATGCGGAATGAAGCGGGTGAGCCGGACGTTGTGGAACAAGCAGCCGAGCAGGAGGAAGAGAAGCTGTGGGATGGCCGATTCCCTTATGACCGTTACACGCTGATCTATGCGAAGCATGCGGCCAAGCTTGTCCAAGAGAAGGAGATCGGGATCCCGGAGAAGCTGTTCATCGAGACGATTACGACGCTCGATCTGTATAAGGAACAGTTCCAAGGCAAGACGCTTACGCTGCGGGGCTTCGTGCACCGGGGCGAGGGGATGGGGCGGAACCGGTTCGCCGTCGTGCGTTTCGCCCTGGAATGCTGCGCGGCCGATGCGTTCCCGTACGGCATCATGATCGAAGTGCCTGATGCGGCACGGTTCACCGATGACAGCTGGATTGAAGTGACCGGCACGTTGTCGAAGCTGAAGCTGGATGAGGGCACGGAAGTGATGAAGCTGGAAGTAAAGGACGGCGGCATTCGACTGATCGATGCGCCGCAGGATCCTTATGTCTACATGAACACCGATTTTTATTTCGACAAAGCATAA
- a CDS encoding rhodanese-like domain-containing protein has protein sequence MFGWLFKFRANKSSSITAQQLQALLPLQDAVIVDVREPSEYAQGHIPSALNRPLSGLAAKVSGIPQGKKLYVICQSGMRSVRAAGLLRRHGYADVVNVRGGMNRWTGPRK, from the coding sequence ATGTTCGGATGGCTCTTCAAGTTCCGGGCGAATAAATCTTCTTCGATTACGGCGCAGCAGCTCCAAGCGCTGCTGCCGCTGCAGGATGCGGTCATCGTGGATGTGCGTGAGCCTTCGGAGTATGCCCAAGGCCATATTCCCTCCGCGCTGAACCGGCCTCTGTCCGGGCTTGCGGCCAAGGTGAGCGGCATCCCGCAGGGGAAGAAGCTGTATGTCATCTGCCAGAGCGGGATGCGAAGCGTCCGGGCGGCCGGACTGCTGCGGCGGCATGGTTATGCGGATGTCGTCAATGTGCGCGGGGGCATGAACCGATGGACGGGACCGCGGAAATAA
- a CDS encoding CoA-disulfide reductase, with protein MKQRKIVIVGGVAGGATAAARLRRLDEHAEIIMFERGEHISYANCGLPYYIGGVIPKRQSLLVQTAQGMSTRFRLDIRTEQEVTAIDRDRHIVSVRNVKTGEQYEEAYDTLILSPGAKPIVPPIEGLKEAKRTFTLRSIPDTDRIKRHVDETSPERAVIVGGGFIGLEMADNLAHRGIAVTVVEMADQVMAPLDPEMAAIVHHHLRDKGIELILGDVVNAFRDEGRSVVLASGRVLPTDMTILSIGVRPENELARSAGLALGERGGILVDEYLRTEDPDIWAIGDAIEVKDYIHGTPAMVPLAWPANRQGRLVADNICGKGQPYRGTLGTAVAKVFDLTVAAAGSNAKTLRKLGVPYESVHIHPASHAGYYPGGSPISLKLTFHPETGAIYGVQGVGKQGVDKRIDVVATAIKGNLAVHDLPDLELAYAPPYSSAKDPVNMLGYVASHVVDGEVKVVHYDQIDRMVRDGACLIDVRESAEREAGYIEGSIHIPLGDLRSRLDELPQDRPIVVSCQVGLRGYLATRILDQHGFESMNLSGGYKTYAAYYGSRNPATACAK; from the coding sequence ATGAAACAGCGCAAAATTGTGATTGTCGGCGGGGTGGCGGGCGGCGCGACGGCGGCTGCCCGGCTGCGACGTCTGGATGAGCATGCGGAGATCATTATGTTCGAGCGAGGGGAGCATATTTCGTACGCGAACTGCGGGCTTCCGTATTATATTGGCGGCGTCATTCCGAAGCGGCAGTCTCTGCTCGTGCAGACCGCCCAAGGCATGTCGACGCGGTTCCGGCTCGATATTCGTACAGAGCAGGAAGTGACGGCCATCGATCGGGATCGCCATATCGTCTCCGTTCGGAACGTCAAGACGGGAGAGCAGTACGAGGAAGCGTATGACACGTTGATTTTGTCTCCGGGGGCGAAGCCTATCGTGCCGCCGATCGAAGGGTTGAAGGAGGCGAAGCGGACGTTCACGCTGCGAAGCATTCCGGACACGGACCGGATTAAGCGGCATGTGGACGAGACATCGCCAGAGCGGGCCGTCATAGTCGGCGGCGGCTTCATCGGCCTGGAGATGGCGGATAATCTGGCCCATCGCGGCATCGCGGTAACTGTCGTTGAAATGGCCGATCAAGTCATGGCGCCGCTCGATCCGGAAATGGCGGCCATCGTGCATCATCATCTTCGGGACAAAGGAATTGAACTGATATTGGGGGACGTGGTCAACGCGTTCCGGGACGAGGGGCGGTCCGTCGTTCTCGCCAGCGGGCGCGTGCTGCCGACGGATATGACGATCCTGTCTATCGGTGTCCGGCCAGAGAATGAGCTTGCCCGATCGGCGGGGCTGGCGCTCGGCGAGAGAGGGGGCATTCTCGTCGATGAATATTTGCGCACGGAGGATCCCGATATTTGGGCGATCGGCGACGCCATTGAAGTGAAGGATTACATTCACGGCACGCCGGCCATGGTGCCGCTCGCCTGGCCGGCGAACCGTCAGGGCAGACTGGTCGCGGACAACATTTGCGGGAAGGGCCAGCCATACCGGGGCACCCTAGGGACCGCGGTGGCAAAGGTATTCGATCTGACGGTTGCGGCGGCGGGCAGCAATGCGAAGACGCTCCGGAAGCTGGGCGTACCGTATGAATCCGTCCATATTCATCCGGCTTCTCATGCCGGGTACTACCCTGGCGGGTCGCCTATCTCGCTCAAGCTGACCTTCCATCCGGAGACGGGCGCTATTTACGGAGTTCAGGGCGTCGGCAAGCAGGGCGTGGACAAGCGGATCGACGTGGTGGCCACCGCCATCAAGGGCAATCTGGCCGTGCACGACCTGCCCGATCTTGAATTGGCCTATGCGCCTCCCTATTCGTCGGCGAAGGATCCGGTCAATATGCTCGGCTATGTCGCCTCCCATGTGGTTGACGGCGAAGTGAAAGTCGTCCACTACGACCAGATCGACCGGATGGTGCGCGATGGCGCCTGCCTCATTGACGTAAGGGAGTCCGCCGAGCGCGAAGCGGGCTATATCGAAGGCTCGATCCATATTCCGCTGGGCGATCTCCGCAGCCGGCTGGACGAGCTGCCGCAGGATCGGCCGATTGTCGTCAGCTGCCAGGTCGGGCTGCGCGGCTATCTGGCCACCCGCATTCTTGATC